A region of the Kaistia geumhonensis genome:
AGGGCCCTCAGGCCGGCGCGGCTGGCGCGCGCCGCCCTCTGGTGCCGGGCGATGCGGGCCGGCAGGCCCTCCGCCTCGAGACGGTCGAGCGCCGCGCCGAGTGCACGGAACTCGAGCGGCGGCGGCGTGCCGGGCAGTGCGCCGCGCCCGCGATCGAGCCAGGCTTCCTTGATATCGAGCAGCGACAGCAGCGAGGGCGCCGGCCTCGCCGCATCCGCCATCGCCGAGAAGGCGCGCTGGCTGACGGCGACCATCGACAGGCCCGTCGGACCGCCAAGCGCCTTTTGCGGCCCCAGCACGCAGAGATCGATGCCGAGCGCGTCGATATCGAGCGGATGGCCGCCCGCCGAGGCGACCGCATCGACCACCAGCAGGGCGCCGGCCTCGCGGGCAAGCGATGCCACCTCGTCCAGAGGATTGAGAGACCCGTTCGCGGCCTCGGCATGGACGACAGCGACGAGGTCGACCTTGCCCAGCTCAGTGATCGCGGCCGCGACGGCCGCAGCCTCGGCCGGCTGGCCCGGCTCCGCGACGACATCGGTGACCGCCGCGCCCCCGCGCCTCAGCCAGGCGCCGAAATAGGCGCCATAGGGGCTGGTGACGACATTGACCGCCGCGAGGCCGGGCCGCGCGAGGCTCGCCGCCGCCGCCTCCAGTGCAAGCAGCGCCTCGGCCTGCACGAAGAGGATGTCGGACGTCGTATCGAACAGGCGCTTCACGCAGTCGGCGAGCCGCCCATAGGCGTTCGCGGCGACGGGCGGAACGTCGAGCAGCGGATCGAAGATGTCGTGGCTGGCGGAGGGATTGGTCACGTGCGGCGAACCTCATCGCGCGCCGGCGCGGGGAGGCCGCCGGCTGGAGCGGACAATCAGCCCGGCGATGCCGAGCATCAGGAGCGTGAAGACGAAGACGACCGAAGCCGCAGCATAGACCGCCGGCGAGGGGCCGTATTGCAGGCTGCCATAGAGATAGACCGGCAGCGTGTTGACGCGCGGCGTCGTCAGGAAGGCTGAGACGACGAGATTGTCGAAGGCGAAGGTGTAGGCCATCACCGCGCCTGCAGCGAGCGCGGGGGCGACCTGAGGCAGGATCACGAAGCGAAGCGTCTGCCAGCGCGAGGAACCGAGATCGGCGGCCGCCTCCTCCACCCGGCGGTCGAGCGTCAGCACGCGGGCGCGGATAATGAGCGCGACGACGGCGATCGTCAGCGGCGTGATGCCAGCGACGAGCGTCGCGGTCGAGAGCGGGATGCGCGTCACGGCATAGAAGAGCAGCAGCGAAACGCCGATCACCGATTCCGGCACGATCAGCAGCACATAGGTGACGCCGGCGAGAAGCCGGCGGACACCGCGCGCGGGATGGCGCACCATCGCATAGCCGAGCGCGCCGCCGACGCCGACCGAGACGAGCGCGGTCCAGAAGGCGACGACGAAGCTCTGCCCGACCGCGCGGCGCAGCGAGCGATCGTTCCAGGCGGCCGGAAACCAGTCGAGCGTGAAGCCGGTCCAGGTGGCCGTCTGCTTGTTCACGACGCCGACATTGAAGGAATAGACCAGCGCGGCGAGGATCGGCGCGAACAGGAAGATCACGGCCACGACATACCACGCGGCGAGCGCTGTCTCCGGCAGGCGCCGGCGCAGGGCGGCGCTCATACGCCGACCTCGTCGAAGCCCTTGGTGAGGCGGGCGAGCGCCACGACCATGATCGCCACCGCGACAAGCACCAGCACCGCCATGGCCGATCCGAGCGGATAGTTCTGCGATTGCAGATATTGCGAGGAGATCGCCTGCCCCATCAGGACGCCGCGGCTGCCGCCGAGCAGCCTGGGAATCACCATCTCGCCCAGCATCGGCACCGCCGTCAGCAGCACC
Encoded here:
- a CDS encoding pyridoxal-phosphate-dependent aminotransferase family protein, which gives rise to MTNPSASHDIFDPLLDVPPVAANAYGRLADCVKRLFDTTSDILFVQAEALLALEAAAASLARPGLAAVNVVTSPYGAYFGAWLRRGGAAVTDVVAEPGQPAEAAAVAAAITELGKVDLVAVVHAEAANGSLNPLDEVASLAREAGALLVVDAVASAGGHPLDIDALGIDLCVLGPQKALGGPTGLSMVAVSQRAFSAMADAARPAPSLLSLLDIKEAWLDRGRGALPGTPPPLEFRALGAALDRLEAEGLPARIARHQRAARASRAGLRALGVAPWIADDGRASALVTAAPVPEGIAADDLIDAAARFGVSLGRGFGDIEHRLVRFDHTGVRAAFPPVLANVVAYGAALEELGQRVDLGAAAAAVTAAWQKEG
- a CDS encoding ABC transporter permease, with protein sequence MSAALRRRLPETALAAWYVVAVIFLFAPILAALVYSFNVGVVNKQTATWTGFTLDWFPAAWNDRSLRRAVGQSFVVAFWTALVSVGVGGALGYAMVRHPARGVRRLLAGVTYVLLIVPESVIGVSLLLFYAVTRIPLSTATLVAGITPLTIAVVALIIRARVLTLDRRVEEAAADLGSSRWQTLRFVILPQVAPALAAGAVMAYTFAFDNLVVSAFLTTPRVNTLPVYLYGSLQYGPSPAVYAAASVVFVFTLLMLGIAGLIVRSSRRPPRAGAR